A genomic stretch from Brucella sp. BE17 includes:
- a CDS encoding transporter substrate-binding domain-containing protein has protein sequence MRISKIVTLSVMAIGLALSSVTAKADDLEKIQSSGKLSNAVSGVFPPFSFVDETNTLVGFDVDIAAEIARRLNVEANTITTSWDGIIAGLVTGRYDTVIGSMGITEERKKAVDFVGPYYRTGLGIFVRKGSEANKAADLEGKTVGVTLGEAAEKWAREQNKFNIRTYKGLPELLLDLSAGRVEAIVADDIPVYVAISKSNAPVEQLKDENLPRFDVGFAIRKNNPELAAAMKKALDEMVADGTYDAIAKKWVGRDIR, from the coding sequence ATGAGAATATCTAAAATTGTCACGCTATCGGTTATGGCGATCGGTCTGGCTTTATCTTCCGTCACGGCAAAGGCTGATGACCTTGAGAAAATTCAGTCTTCGGGAAAACTATCAAATGCTGTATCTGGTGTGTTCCCACCGTTCAGCTTTGTGGATGAAACGAATACACTGGTTGGATTTGACGTTGATATCGCTGCGGAAATCGCACGGCGTCTGAATGTAGAGGCCAATACTATCACGACATCTTGGGATGGAATTATCGCTGGTCTGGTCACGGGTCGATATGACACGGTTATTGGTTCGATGGGGATTACAGAAGAGCGCAAGAAAGCAGTTGACTTCGTTGGACCTTACTATCGAACGGGACTGGGTATATTCGTTCGCAAAGGTTCAGAGGCAAACAAAGCAGCGGATCTTGAGGGAAAAACTGTCGGCGTAACGCTTGGCGAAGCCGCTGAGAAGTGGGCTCGCGAGCAGAATAAGTTCAACATCCGTACGTATAAAGGTCTTCCCGAACTGCTTCTTGACCTGAGCGCTGGCCGGGTTGAAGCGATCGTTGCCGATGACATTCCAGTGTACGTGGCAATTTCCAAAAGCAACGCGCCTGTTGAGCAACTCAAGGACGAAAACCTGCCTCGCTTCGATGTTGGCTTCGCTATTCGCAAGAATAACCCGGAGCTCGCGGCTGCCATGAAAAAGGCGCTCGACGAGATGGTTGCTGATGGCACTTATGATGCTATCGCGAAGAAATGGGTCGGTAGAGATATTCGATAA